TTTCGGCTAGGTGTGACGAAAGTCGAACGTCAGATGTCGAAAATCGAAACGGGCGATTAGCTCAGCCGGGAGAGCGCCTGCCTTACAAGCAGGATGTCGGCAGTTCGATCCTGTCATCGCCCACCAAATTTTGCAAAAACCTACGAGCAGTCTTCGTAGGTTTTTTTACGTTTGTGAATGAATAGGCAGGGGGGGGGTTTCCACAAAAAGGATTTTTACCCTAGTTCGAGAAATACTATGGTTGGGACATCATGTAGGAGGAGCTCAAGTGAAACTCGGAAAACGTCTCGCCGCCATTGCTTCTAAGGTTCCCCAAGGCAGCCGACTGGGTGACATTGGTACCGATCATGCTTATCTTCCAATCTATTTGGTCCGGCATAATATCATTTCTTATGCAATAGCGGGTGATCTCCACCAAGGACCTTATCTTTCAGCTCAAAAGGCAGTTCAAGACGCCGGGCTGGAAAAATTTATTTCCGTTAGACAGGGAGACGGGCTTAATGTAATTAAGCCGGGAGAAGTTGACGCAATTGTAATTGCCGGCATGGGTGGAGCCAATATTATAAATATACTTACCAGCCGACCGGATGTCACCGGAACTGTCACCCGTATGATTCTTCAGCCAATGATTGCTGCTGCTCCCGTCAGACGTTGGCTTACTGAAAACAGGTGGCGGATTACTGATGAAACTTTGGCAGAAGATGAAGGGAAAACTTATCAGATTATTGTAACGGAGCAGGGAGAGACTCAGCCATTAGACCCTATTTTCTATGAAATTGGGCCAGTACTGTGGAATAGTAAACATCCGCTATTAAAACAGTTAATAGCCGAGATATTGATACATTATAAAGAAATTATAATTGCAATGAGCGGCAGTCCCGCAGCCGCGGCTTCACCTAAATATCAGGAACTTATAGCCAAAATGAAAGCATTGGAGGAAAAACTCATATGCCTGTAATGTGTCAAGCTGTGATAGATGCAATGGAAAAGCTTGCGCCCGCGCAGTTGGCGGAAGCATGGGATAATGTCGGTCTGATTATAGGCAAACCAAACCAGGAAGTCAGTAAAATTTTAGTGACGCTGGATGTGGATGAGGCTATAACCGATCAGGCAATCACTTCCGGAATACATATGATCATAGCCCATCATCCTTTCCTGTTTAAAGGTATTACGAAAGTACGAACCGATCAGCCAGCAGGGCGTATACTGAGCAAAATTTTGCAAGCAGATATTGCTGTTTTTGCGGCCCATACCAATTTGGATATAGCGGATGGTGGTGTAAATGATGTGCTGGCTGATAAGCTGGGCCTTAGAGATACAAAACCACTGAAAATCACGACAGCCGATAAATTACGTAAGCTGGTGGTTTTTGTACCCAAAAGCCATGTAGAAGAAGTACGTTCGGCCATGACCATGGCCGGAGCGGGTCATATCGGCAATTACAGCCATTGCACATTTCAAACGTCTGGAACAGGTACTTTTTTCCCTTTGGCAGGAACCAATCCTTATCTTGGTAAACAGGGACAGCTTGAATATGCGGATGAATATCGATTAGAGACTATTATACCGGAAAAGCTCAGCCACACTGTGATCAGCGCCATGATCAAAGCCC
This window of the Methylomusa anaerophila genome carries:
- a CDS encoding tRNA (adenine(22)-N(1))-methyltransferase codes for the protein MKLGKRLAAIASKVPQGSRLGDIGTDHAYLPIYLVRHNIISYAIAGDLHQGPYLSAQKAVQDAGLEKFISVRQGDGLNVIKPGEVDAIVIAGMGGANIINILTSRPDVTGTVTRMILQPMIAAAPVRRWLTENRWRITDETLAEDEGKTYQIIVTEQGETQPLDPIFYEIGPVLWNSKHPLLKQLIAEILIHYKEIIIAMSGSPAAAASPKYQELIAKMKALEEKLICL
- a CDS encoding Nif3-like dinuclear metal center hexameric protein produces the protein MPVMCQAVIDAMEKLAPAQLAEAWDNVGLIIGKPNQEVSKILVTLDVDEAITDQAITSGIHMIIAHHPFLFKGITKVRTDQPAGRILSKILQADIAVFAAHTNLDIADGGVNDVLADKLGLRDTKPLKITTADKLRKLVVFVPKSHVEEVRSAMTMAGAGHIGNYSHCTFQTSGTGTFFPLAGTNPYLGKQGQLEYADEYRLETIIPEKLSHTVISAMIKAHPYEEVAYDEYPLLNAGAIHGLGRIGRIAAPVSLRKFADDVKQALGIPYVVIAGDADKNITQVAVCGGSGAALIPSAAAAGADVLVTGDVKYHEAQEAVANDLAIIDAGHFPTENLVIPGITNYLRQCARQANWDVEIIFNTISNNVLSIY